Proteins encoded in a region of the Plodia interpunctella isolate USDA-ARS_2022_Savannah chromosome 27, ilPloInte3.2, whole genome shotgun sequence genome:
- the LOC128681372 gene encoding uncharacterized protein LOC128681372 produces the protein MKVVWTSDEDEILIKFVRGHDILYNVRHKNYRQTNAKRKLWREVGKTINKTETECYKRWCYVRDYYIRRKGRIITIGEAAMKRANLLSFIDHFTLSHKNLAEMDMMAEDNSQDDSEPITFLNDSDDTTFDNEESNTYENYNSKDSEDSTNILLAQKHKIDSKYCQKKQLSLNEMDETDLYFYSMSRIIKKLPKHEQVHLRMQIGALVGEAELRCLPIESSAISSFVKTEFSECES, from the exons atgaaagtCGTCTGGACCAGTGATGAAgacgaaattttaataaaattcgtgCGTGGCCACGacattttatacaatgtaagacataaaaactacagacagacaaacgccAAACGAAAGTTGTGGCGGGAAGTAGGCaagactataaataaaacag AGACTGAATGCTACAAGAGATGGTGTTACGTAAGAGATTACTATATTAGACGCAAAGGAAGAATCATTACAATTGGAGAAGCGGCAATGAAAAGAGCCAACCTCCTATCCTTCATAGACCACTTCACATTATCCCATAAAAATTTGGCCGAAATGGACATGATGGCAGAAGATAATTCACAGGATGACAGTGAACCTATAACATTCCTGAATGATTCAGATGATACAACATTCGACAATGAAGAGAGCAACACatatgaaaattacaatagCAAAGACTCTGAGGATAGTACTAATATACTGTTGGCCCagaaacataaaatagatTCGAAATACTGTCAGAAAAAACAGCTTTCTCTGAACGAGATGGACGAAACAGACCTATATTTCTACTCCATGtccagaataataaaaaaactgccGAAACACGAGCAAGTGCATTTACGGATGCAAATTGGGGCTTTGGTGGGAGAAGCAGAACTGCGCTGCCTACCTATTGAATCATCGGCAATAAGTTCTTT